A single window of Longimicrobiaceae bacterium DNA harbors:
- the purS gene encoding phosphoribosylformylglycinamidine synthase subunit PurS — MSDFRIEVRVTPRRGILDPQGKAVGGALASLGFGEVHDARVGRLITFGLEAPSESEAREQATAMCRQLLANPVTEDYDVRVAAAESGR, encoded by the coding sequence GTGAGCGACTTCCGGATCGAGGTCCGCGTGACCCCGCGCAGGGGCATCCTGGACCCGCAGGGCAAGGCCGTGGGCGGCGCGCTGGCGTCGCTGGGCTTCGGCGAGGTGCACGACGCGCGCGTGGGCCGCCTCATCACCTTCGGCCTCGAAGCGCCGTCCGAGAGCGAGGCGCGCGAGCAGGCCACCGCGATGTGCCGGCAGCTGCTGGCCAACCCCGTGACGGAAGATTACGACGTGCGCGTGGCGGCGGCGGAGAGCGGGCGATGA
- the purQ gene encoding phosphoribosylformylglycinamidine synthase subunit PurQ codes for MKLGVVTFPGSNCDYDCYKAVQEGLGVEAVYLWHKQHDLEGVDAVFLPGGFSYGDYLRAGAIAAQSPIMREVRAFAEAGGPVAGICNGFQILCESGLLPGALVRNRSLKFISRPVHLRVEQSEAPFTSEYAVGQVLTVPIAHGEGCYLADDETLDELERTGRVVFRYCDAAGEVTGDANPNGSARNIAGIRNVAGNVLGMMPHPERSVDALLGATDGLGLFRSLMGHLATR; via the coding sequence ATGAAGCTGGGCGTGGTCACCTTCCCCGGCTCCAACTGCGACTACGACTGCTACAAGGCCGTGCAGGAGGGGCTGGGTGTGGAGGCGGTCTACCTCTGGCACAAGCAGCATGACCTGGAGGGAGTGGATGCGGTCTTCCTGCCCGGCGGCTTCAGCTACGGCGACTACCTGCGCGCCGGCGCCATCGCCGCGCAGAGCCCCATCATGCGGGAGGTGCGCGCCTTCGCCGAGGCGGGCGGGCCGGTGGCCGGCATCTGCAACGGGTTCCAGATCCTGTGCGAGTCCGGGCTTCTCCCCGGCGCCCTCGTCCGCAATCGCTCGCTGAAGTTCATCTCCCGCCCCGTGCACCTCCGGGTCGAGCAGTCGGAAGCGCCGTTCACGTCCGAGTACGCGGTGGGCCAGGTCCTCACGGTGCCGATCGCCCACGGCGAGGGCTGCTACCTGGCGGACGACGAGACGCTGGACGAGCTGGAGCGCACCGGCCGCGTGGTCTTCCGCTACTGCGACGCGGCGGGCGAGGTGACGGGGGATGCGAACCCGAACGGATCGGCGCGGAACATCGCGGGGATACGGAACGTGGCAGGGAACGTGCTCGGCATGATGCCTCACCCCGAACGTTCGGTAGATGCGCTGCTGGGCGCCACCGACGGGCTGGGTCTCTTCCGCTCGCTGATGGGCCACCTGGCCACCCGCTGA